A genomic stretch from Flavobacterium nitratireducens includes:
- a CDS encoding dihydrofolate reductase: MITMIAAAAENRALGKDNQLVWHLPNDFKRFKSLTTGHYIIMGRKTFESFPKPLPNRTHVIITRQKGYEAEGCIVVNSIEKAIEICPKNEESFIIGGGEIYNLSLPFADKIELTVVHHTFEADAFFPEINKNEWELTNSEFQTKDEKHLYDFTFETYIKKEKTPQ; the protein is encoded by the coding sequence ATGATTACAATGATCGCTGCTGCTGCCGAAAACAGGGCACTTGGAAAAGACAACCAGCTAGTTTGGCATTTACCAAACGATTTTAAACGATTTAAAAGCCTCACAACAGGACACTACATTATAATGGGTAGAAAAACATTTGAAAGTTTCCCTAAACCCCTACCAAATAGAACCCATGTTATTATTACAAGACAAAAGGGATATGAAGCAGAGGGCTGTATCGTTGTAAACAGTATCGAAAAAGCTATTGAAATTTGCCCTAAAAACGAAGAATCATTTATCATAGGAGGTGGCGAAATTTACAATTTAAGCCTACCATTTGCCGATAAAATTGAATTGACTGTTGTACACCACACTTTTGAAGCAGATGCTTTTTTTCCTGAAATAAATAAAAATGAATGGGAACTAACTAATAGCGAATTTCAAACTAAAGATGAAAAACATTTGTACGATTTCACATTTGAAACCTATATTAAAAAAGAAAAAACACCTCAGTAG
- a CDS encoding pyruvate dehydrogenase complex E1 component subunit beta: protein MSNMRTIQFREAICEAMSEEMRRDESIYLMGEEVAEYNGAYKASKGMLAEFGEKRVIDTPIAELGFSGIAVGSAMNGCRPIVEYMTFNFCLVGIDQIINNAAKMRQMTGGQFNVPIVFRGPTASAGQLGATHSQALENWFANTPGLKVIVPSTPYDAKGLLKAAIRDNDPVIFMESEQMYGDKGEVPDGEYVIPIGVADIKREGTDVTIVSFGKIIKEAFIAADELAKEGISCEIIDLRTVRPMDKDAILKSVKKTNRLVILEEAWPVASISSEITYIVQEQAFDFLDAPIQRITTADTPAPYSPVLLKEWLPNASDVIKAVKKVMYK from the coding sequence ATATCTAATATGAGAACGATACAATTTAGAGAGGCCATTTGCGAAGCGATGAGTGAAGAAATGCGTCGTGATGAGTCCATTTATTTAATGGGTGAGGAAGTTGCTGAGTACAATGGAGCTTATAAAGCATCTAAAGGAATGCTTGCTGAATTTGGAGAAAAAAGAGTTATTGATACTCCAATTGCAGAGTTAGGTTTTTCGGGAATTGCTGTAGGTTCAGCAATGAATGGTTGCCGACCAATTGTAGAATATATGACTTTCAACTTCTGTTTAGTTGGTATTGATCAAATTATTAATAATGCTGCTAAAATGCGTCAAATGACAGGGGGACAATTTAATGTGCCAATCGTTTTTCGTGGACCAACTGCTTCTGCAGGTCAATTAGGAGCTACACACTCTCAAGCTTTAGAGAACTGGTTTGCAAATACTCCAGGTTTAAAAGTTATTGTTCCGTCAACTCCTTATGATGCTAAAGGTTTATTGAAAGCGGCTATTCGTGATAATGACCCAGTAATTTTCATGGAATCTGAGCAAATGTATGGTGATAAAGGAGAAGTGCCAGATGGAGAATATGTAATTCCTATTGGAGTTGCTGATATCAAAAGAGAAGGAACAGATGTAACAATTGTTTCTTTTGGAAAAATCATTAAAGAAGCATTTATTGCAGCTGATGAATTAGCTAAAGAAGGTATTTCATGTGAAATTATCGACTTAAGAACAGTTCGTCCTATGGATAAAGACGCTATTTTGAAATCGGTTAAAAAAACGAATCGTTTGGTAATTCTTGAAGAAGCTTGGCCAGTGGCTAGTATTTCTTCTGAGATTACTTATATCGTTCAAGAACAAGCATTCGATTTCTTAGACGCGCCAATTCAAAGAATCACTACAGCTGATACTCCAGCACCATATTCACCAGTGTTGTTGAAAGAATGGTTGCCAAATGCATCTGATGTAATCAAAGCTGTTAAAAAAGTAATGTATAAATAA
- a CDS encoding DUF5686 and carboxypeptidase-like regulatory domain-containing protein — MSKKYLFLVIIFIVSLFSTLFAQTKVSGMVLDKSNQPVPYANIVFKGSNQGVMSNEDGRFYIESPQTYDVLLITSVGFSDKEITLEKAVNYNFTVVLKDAEALKEVVVFTGKTSKKNNPALDILRKIWERKRKNGLYLFDQYQMEKYEKVEFDMNTIDSAFMKSKLFKGMEFVFKHVDTSRVTGKTYLPIFINESLSDVYGNNKLGKVKEKLKANKNSGFSDNQQILSFVKDLYSNYDIYNNHMTFFDKSFTSPLSKTGIDTYNYVLRDSAFINKKWCYNILFYPRRKNELTFKGDFWVNDTTFAIKKINMAVTKSANINWVKDIYIEQEFEVQNDSVFLLTRDHMMSDFALNKKEESKGVYGKRTTLYQNHQFNVEKPVAFYKEEVNYIDNEVYNRDEKYWEENRFENLNKDEKGIYKMLETLQTVKKFKKLYNLVSILGSGYIQFGHFDYGPIFSTFGYNEVEGVRIRTGGRTYFGPNDTWRLQGYTAYGFDDNKFKYGLSGKWMVDKKNRIILSGGNRRDVEQIGASLTTTNDVLGRSFASSSLFNTSSNGKLTNINLSNFAVEMEPVKNLTFQLGFSYRTLESASNTFSLDYYTDATYTTTRKDVKQSEANVQVEFSPNRKMIGFGVERNVVDSPFSRFYVNYSHGFKGLLDSDFDYDKLQLYYKQPIIIGPLGRTNITLELGKTFGTIPLGLMSVIPGNQSYFTIENTFSNLNFYEFISDQYATMQWEHNLQGRLFARIPFMRKLNWREIIGARGVYGTITDANRAINASGLNYTAPENVYWEYSAGIGNIFKVFRIDFTWRGNYLNAPDAQRFSVKGAFGFYF, encoded by the coding sequence ATGAGTAAAAAATATCTTTTTTTAGTAATTATTTTTATTGTGTCTTTGTTTTCTACACTTTTTGCTCAAACAAAAGTGAGCGGAATGGTTCTAGATAAATCAAATCAGCCTGTCCCTTATGCAAATATTGTGTTTAAAGGTTCAAATCAAGGGGTTATGTCTAATGAAGACGGGCGTTTTTATATCGAATCTCCTCAAACTTATGATGTTTTGTTGATTACATCTGTAGGCTTTTCAGATAAAGAAATTACTTTGGAAAAAGCAGTAAATTATAATTTTACGGTTGTTCTGAAAGATGCAGAGGCGTTAAAGGAGGTAGTGGTTTTTACAGGTAAAACTTCTAAAAAAAACAATCCCGCTCTTGATATTCTTAGGAAAATTTGGGAAAGAAAACGTAAAAATGGCTTGTATCTGTTTGATCAATATCAAATGGAAAAATATGAGAAGGTTGAATTTGATATGAATACCATTGATAGTGCTTTTATGAAAAGCAAGCTTTTCAAAGGAATGGAGTTTGTTTTTAAGCATGTTGATACTTCAAGGGTAACTGGGAAGACCTATCTCCCTATTTTTATTAACGAATCATTATCGGATGTATATGGTAATAATAAGTTGGGAAAGGTAAAAGAGAAATTGAAAGCCAATAAAAATTCTGGATTTAGCGATAATCAACAAATATTATCTTTTGTAAAAGACTTGTATTCTAATTATGATATTTACAATAATCACATGACTTTTTTTGATAAGAGTTTTACGAGTCCTTTGTCAAAAACAGGTATTGATACCTATAATTATGTCTTGCGTGATAGTGCTTTCATCAATAAGAAATGGTGTTACAATATTTTGTTTTATCCTCGTCGTAAAAACGAACTTACTTTTAAAGGGGATTTTTGGGTTAATGACACCACTTTTGCCATCAAGAAAATTAATATGGCTGTAACTAAAAGTGCCAATATTAACTGGGTAAAAGATATTTATATCGAACAAGAATTTGAAGTTCAAAACGATTCGGTTTTTTTATTGACACGTGACCACATGATGTCGGATTTTGCCTTGAATAAAAAAGAAGAGTCTAAAGGGGTTTATGGTAAACGTACCACATTGTATCAAAATCATCAATTTAATGTAGAGAAACCAGTAGCTTTTTATAAAGAAGAAGTCAATTACATCGATAATGAAGTCTATAATCGAGATGAAAAATACTGGGAGGAGAATCGATTTGAAAATCTAAATAAAGATGAAAAAGGTATATACAAAATGTTAGAAACCTTGCAAACGGTCAAGAAATTTAAGAAGTTGTATAATTTGGTTTCCATTTTAGGAAGTGGTTATATCCAATTTGGACATTTTGATTATGGGCCTATTTTTTCAACTTTTGGATACAATGAAGTTGAAGGTGTTCGTATTCGAACAGGAGGTCGAACCTATTTTGGCCCAAACGACACTTGGAGACTTCAAGGCTATACGGCTTATGGATTTGATGATAATAAATTCAAATATGGTTTGTCAGGAAAATGGATGGTTGATAAGAAAAACAGAATCATTCTTTCAGGAGGTAATCGACGTGATGTCGAGCAAATTGGGGCGAGCTTGACTACTACCAATGATGTTTTGGGGCGAAGTTTTGCTTCTTCCTCTTTGTTTAATACAAGTAGTAATGGAAAATTGACCAATATCAACTTGTCTAATTTTGCTGTTGAAATGGAACCCGTAAAAAACCTGACCTTTCAATTAGGGTTTTCTTATAGAACATTAGAATCAGCGTCTAATACATTTAGCTTGGATTATTATACAGATGCTACTTATACTACAACAAGAAAGGATGTAAAACAATCAGAAGCTAATGTACAGGTTGAATTTAGCCCAAATCGAAAAATGATTGGTTTCGGGGTAGAAAGAAATGTAGTTGATAGTCCGTTCAGTCGATTTTATGTGAATTATAGTCATGGATTTAAAGGTTTATTAGATAGTGATTTTGACTATGATAAATTGCAATTGTATTATAAACAACCAATAATTATTGGTCCATTAGGACGAACCAATATTACTTTAGAATTAGGTAAAACCTTTGGAACAATTCCTTTAGGTTTAATGAGTGTGATACCAGGAAATCAATCTTATTTTACGATAGAAAATACATTTAGTAATCTTAATTTTTACGAATTTATCTCGGATCAATATGCTACGATGCAGTGGGAACACAATTTACAAGGAAGATTATTTGCTCGAATTCCTTTTATGCGAAAATTAAATTGGAGAGAGATTATTGGTGCCAGAGGAGTGTATGGAACTATTACCGATGCTAATCGTGCCATTAATGCTTCGGGATTGAATTATACAGCACCGGAAAATGTGTATTGGGAATATAGTGCTGGTATTGGGAATATTTTCAAGGTTTTCCGAATTGATTTTACTTGGAGAGGTAATTATTTGAATGCACCCGATGCGCAACGTTTTTCTGTAAAAGGCGCCTTTGGTTTTTATTTCTAA
- a CDS encoding electron transfer flavoprotein subunit beta/FixA family protein — MKILVCISHVPDTTSKINFTNGDTEFDTNGVQYVINPNDEFGLTRAIWFQEQQGATVTVVNVGGPETEPTLRKALAIGANDAIRINATPTDGFFVAKQLAQVIQSGGYDLVIAGKESLDYNGGMVPGMTAGILGYNFLNSCIDVKVDGTNVTAVREIDGGKETVSTSLPLIIGGQKGIVEEKDLRIPNMRGIMTARTKPLNVIEATEASTNTKAIKFEKPAPKSAVKMISADNLDELINLLHNEAKVI; from the coding sequence ATGAAAATACTAGTTTGCATCAGTCATGTTCCTGATACTACCTCTAAAATTAATTTTACAAACGGTGATACTGAATTTGACACTAACGGTGTTCAATATGTAATCAATCCTAATGACGAATTTGGATTGACACGTGCTATTTGGTTCCAAGAACAACAAGGCGCTACTGTAACAGTAGTAAATGTTGGAGGTCCGGAAACCGAACCTACATTAAGAAAAGCACTTGCTATTGGAGCCAATGATGCCATCCGTATCAACGCGACTCCTACTGATGGTTTTTTTGTAGCGAAACAATTAGCTCAAGTAATACAATCAGGAGGATACGACTTAGTTATTGCTGGAAAAGAATCATTAGATTATAACGGAGGGATGGTTCCTGGAATGACAGCTGGTATTTTAGGATACAATTTTTTAAACTCCTGTATTGATGTTAAAGTTGACGGAACAAATGTAACTGCTGTACGTGAAATCGACGGCGGAAAAGAAACCGTTAGCACTTCTTTACCTTTAATTATTGGTGGTCAAAAAGGAATCGTTGAAGAAAAAGACTTACGAATTCCTAACATGAGAGGAATTATGACTGCGAGAACTAAACCGCTAAATGTAATTGAAGCAACTGAAGCATCTACAAATACTAAAGCAATTAAATTTGAAAAACCAGCTCCAAAATCGGCTGTAAAAATGATTTCAGCTGACAATTTAGATGAATTAATTAACTTATTACACAACGAGGCCAAAGTGATTTAA
- a CDS encoding electron transfer flavoprotein subunit alpha/FixB family protein: MSILIYAESAEGKFKKVAFEIASYAKKVAESLGTTVTALTINNDNNSELAKYGVDKVLKVANNKLNQFNAKAYADVIKQAAQQENTKLVILSSSTDSIYLSPLVAVNLDAGYASNVVALPVSTAPFQVKRNAFSNKAFNITEINTDVKVIGLAKNSFGIFENESTLTEEIFNPIIGDNDFGIKVESVEKSSGKVSIADAEIVVSGGRGLKGPENWGLIEDLAAVLGAATACSKPVSDLGWRPHAEHVGQTGKPVATNLYIAIGISGAIQHIAGINASKVKVVINTDAEAPFFKVADYGIVGDAFDVVPRLIEKLKTYKSQNN; the protein is encoded by the coding sequence ATGTCAATATTAATATATGCCGAATCGGCCGAAGGAAAATTTAAAAAAGTAGCTTTTGAAATCGCATCTTATGCTAAAAAAGTAGCCGAATCATTAGGAACAACTGTAACTGCTTTGACCATTAATAACGATAACAATTCGGAATTAGCAAAATACGGAGTTGACAAAGTTTTAAAAGTAGCTAATAACAAACTGAATCAATTTAACGCAAAAGCTTACGCAGATGTTATCAAACAAGCTGCTCAACAGGAAAACACTAAACTGGTAATTCTATCATCAAGCACCGATAGTATTTATCTTTCTCCATTGGTAGCTGTAAACTTAGATGCAGGTTACGCTTCTAATGTAGTTGCATTACCGGTTAGTACCGCTCCTTTTCAAGTAAAAAGAAATGCATTTTCAAACAAAGCATTCAATATAACTGAAATCAATACTGATGTAAAAGTGATTGGTTTAGCAAAAAACTCATTCGGTATTTTTGAAAACGAATCCACATTAACCGAAGAAATTTTCAATCCGATAATTGGCGATAATGACTTTGGTATTAAAGTAGAATCTGTTGAAAAATCATCTGGAAAAGTTTCTATTGCAGATGCTGAAATTGTAGTATCAGGAGGACGCGGATTAAAGGGGCCTGAAAACTGGGGATTAATTGAAGATTTAGCTGCAGTTCTTGGTGCGGCGACTGCTTGTTCTAAACCTGTATCCGATTTAGGTTGGAGACCACACGCTGAACACGTAGGACAAACAGGAAAACCAGTTGCTACTAATTTATATATTGCGATTGGAATTTCTGGAGCGATTCAACATATTGCCGGAATCAATGCTTCTAAAGTAAAAGTAGTAATCAATACCGATGCCGAAGCGCCTTTCTTTAAGGTTGCAGATTACGGAATCGTGGGTGATGCTTTTGATGTTGTACCAAGATTAATTGAAAAATTAAAAACGTATAAGTCACAAAACAATTAA
- a CDS encoding thymidylate synthase, whose protein sequence is MKQYLDLVKHVMENGCQKGDRTGTGTKSVFGYQMRFDLSEGFPMVTTKKLHLKSIIYELLWFLKGDTNIAYLKEHNVKIWDAWADKNGDLGPVYGHQWRNWNSEEIDQISDLIQELKTNPNSRRMLVSAWNPSVLPDTSKSFEENVANNKAALPPCHAFFQFYVANGKLSCQLYQRSADIFLGVPFNIASYALLTMMIAQVCDLEPGEFIHTFGDAHIYNNHFDQIELQLSRKPRPLPKMILNPEIKNIFDFDYDDFTLVGYEPHETIKGNVAV, encoded by the coding sequence ATGAAGCAATATCTAGATTTAGTAAAACATGTAATGGAAAATGGTTGCCAAAAAGGCGATCGAACAGGAACGGGAACCAAAAGTGTTTTTGGTTACCAAATGCGTTTTGATTTAAGCGAAGGTTTCCCTATGGTAACTACTAAAAAACTTCATCTTAAATCAATCATTTACGAATTGCTTTGGTTTCTAAAAGGCGACACTAACATAGCCTACCTTAAAGAACACAATGTAAAAATTTGGGATGCTTGGGCAGATAAAAATGGAGATTTGGGTCCAGTATACGGACATCAATGGCGTAATTGGAACAGTGAAGAAATTGATCAAATTTCCGATCTAATACAAGAATTAAAAACCAATCCCAACAGCCGAAGAATGCTTGTTTCGGCTTGGAACCCATCAGTATTACCAGACACATCCAAATCATTCGAAGAAAATGTAGCTAACAACAAAGCCGCTTTGCCGCCTTGTCATGCTTTCTTCCAATTTTATGTAGCTAACGGAAAATTATCCTGCCAATTATACCAAAGAAGTGCCGACATTTTCTTAGGTGTTCCGTTTAATATTGCTTCTTACGCTTTGCTAACGATGATGATAGCACAAGTATGCGACTTAGAACCAGGAGAATTCATCCATACGTTCGGTGACGCACACATATACAACAATCACTTTGATCAAATCGAACTACAATTATCACGTAAGCCTAGGCCATTACCAAAAATGATTTTAAATCCTGAGATAAAAAACATTTTTGATTTTGACTATGACGACTTCACTCTCGTAGGCTATGAACCTCACGAGACCATTAAAGGCAACGTGGCAGTATAA
- a CDS encoding bifunctional nuclease family protein produces the protein MSLVKLSIKGISYSQTQNGAYALILNEVDGERKLPIVIGAFEAQSIAIALEKEIKPPRPLTHDLFKNFAERFDIVVKQVIIHKLVDGVFYSSIICERDKIEEIIDARTSDAIALALRFNAPIFTYKNILDKAGIYLKTSPTDSDKENQPMEDVISNPESFSAEAESGRTYIKYSLQELNDLLIQAVEQEDYEKAAKIRDEISKRES, from the coding sequence ATGAGCTTAGTAAAATTATCCATAAAAGGAATTTCATACAGCCAAACACAAAATGGGGCCTACGCTTTGATTTTGAATGAAGTAGACGGCGAGAGAAAACTACCTATAGTAATAGGTGCTTTTGAAGCTCAATCTATTGCAATTGCTTTAGAAAAAGAAATAAAACCGCCACGTCCACTAACTCATGATTTATTCAAAAATTTTGCTGAGCGATTTGATATCGTAGTTAAACAAGTAATCATACACAAATTAGTAGATGGTGTTTTTTACTCTAGTATTATTTGCGAAAGAGATAAAATCGAAGAAATAATCGATGCCAGAACTTCTGATGCAATTGCTTTAGCTTTACGATTCAATGCGCCAATTTTTACATATAAAAACATTTTAGATAAAGCAGGTATTTATTTAAAAACAAGCCCAACTGATTCAGACAAAGAAAACCAACCAATGGAAGATGTCATTTCTAATCCGGAATCTTTTTCGGCTGAAGCAGAAAGCGGCAGAACTTATATAAAATATAGCTTACAAGAATTAAATGACTTATTAATTCAAGCTGTTGAACAAGAAGATTACGAAAAAGCAGCAAAAATAAGAGACGAAATTTCAAAAAGAGAATCCTAA
- a CDS encoding RNA methyltransferase, with product MVSKNQIKLITSLQQKKYRIINQMFFAEGVKVIQELLNSNFELEHLYTTQYDFEDVLGKKKSLIHETDLKKISALATPNSCLALFKIPEEKTIIESGLIIALDDVRDPGNLGTILRLCDWYGVEQVICSKESVDIYNPKVVQATMGSISRVNVTYVDLEAYISQTNLKVYGTFMEGENIYKSSLPQEGIIVMGNEANGISEEIEALIKNRITIPRFGKLQKAESLNVATATGIILSEFKRNLA from the coding sequence ATGGTTAGTAAAAACCAAATAAAACTAATAACTAGTTTACAGCAAAAAAAGTATAGGATTATCAATCAAATGTTTTTTGCAGAAGGTGTAAAAGTGATTCAAGAACTTTTGAATTCTAATTTCGAATTAGAACATTTGTATACTACCCAGTATGATTTTGAGGACGTTTTAGGTAAAAAAAAATCCTTAATACACGAAACCGATTTGAAAAAAATCAGTGCTTTAGCTACACCTAATAGCTGTTTGGCATTGTTTAAAATTCCAGAAGAAAAAACAATTATCGAATCCGGTTTAATAATTGCGTTGGATGATGTGAGAGACCCAGGTAACTTAGGGACTATATTACGTCTATGTGATTGGTACGGAGTAGAACAAGTAATTTGTTCTAAGGAGTCGGTTGATATTTACAATCCAAAAGTAGTTCAGGCAACAATGGGATCTATAAGTAGGGTAAATGTAACTTATGTGGATTTAGAAGCATACATTTCTCAAACGAATTTAAAAGTTTACGGCACTTTTATGGAGGGAGAAAATATATATAAATCTTCCCTTCCTCAAGAAGGAATTATTGTTATGGGAAATGAAGCTAATGGTATTTCAGAAGAAATTGAAGCTTTAATAAAAAACCGTATTACTATTCCTCGTTTTGGGAAATTACAAAAGGCAGAAAGTTTAAATGTTGCCACTGCAACGGGTATAATTTTGAGTGAATTTAAGCGAAATCTGGCTTAA
- a CDS encoding porin family protein, whose translation MKKIIAFTFLLIFTLGQSQTKGMFSKDPIINLENFQKQRLYFGYYLGFSSFDFKFDYKTVSPDIQVKKSTGFNVGVVADLKLQEHVNLRFEPGLYYTKRTLYFPDFEREIDAVRDVNSTYIHFPLLLKFSSVRTGNIRPYIVGGLSTTLNLSSNSKSKDDNLQQKFRVKPWSTNYELGFGIDIFSEYFIFSPSIRGCFSLKDELIRDNDPNSPWTGNIESLKTRAVFINFTFH comes from the coding sequence ATGAAAAAGATAATTGCCTTTACTTTCTTATTAATATTCACTTTAGGACAGTCGCAAACTAAAGGAATGTTTAGTAAAGATCCTATTATCAATTTAGAAAATTTTCAAAAACAACGACTGTATTTTGGCTATTATTTAGGGTTTAGTTCTTTTGATTTTAAGTTCGATTACAAAACGGTAAGTCCAGACATCCAAGTAAAAAAAAGCACCGGTTTCAATGTAGGAGTTGTAGCTGATTTAAAACTTCAAGAACACGTAAACCTTCGTTTTGAACCCGGATTATATTACACTAAAAGAACCTTATATTTTCCAGATTTTGAAAGAGAAATTGACGCAGTACGCGACGTAAACAGTACTTATATTCATTTTCCTTTATTACTCAAATTTTCCTCTGTAAGAACTGGGAACATTCGTCCCTATATTGTAGGTGGATTGTCTACTACTCTAAATTTATCTTCCAACTCAAAATCCAAAGACGATAATCTCCAACAAAAATTCAGAGTAAAACCATGGAGTACGAATTACGAGTTGGGTTTTGGAATCGACATCTTCTCTGAATACTTTATCTTTTCCCCTTCTATTCGTGGCTGTTTCAGCCTTAAAGACGAACTTATCCGTGATAATGACCCTAATAGCCCTTGGACAGGAAATATCGAATCATTAAAAACAAGAGCCGTCTTTATTAATTTTACTTTCCATTAA
- a CDS encoding 2TM domain-containing protein, which yields MKTEQHELYEYARKRIKQKKRVYFHFVLLFLASLFLFVATTVFHFNENASWHIWLITAWLFLFILHFIKVFITDRFMDKNWEREQIDRLVDLQKKKIEELSNNLNEENPTN from the coding sequence ATGAAAACCGAACAACATGAATTATACGAGTACGCTAGAAAACGTATAAAACAGAAAAAAAGAGTTTATTTTCATTTTGTTTTATTGTTTTTAGCTAGCCTATTTTTATTTGTAGCCACAACCGTTTTTCACTTCAACGAAAACGCAAGTTGGCACATTTGGCTTATTACAGCTTGGTTGTTTTTATTTATTTTGCATTTCATAAAAGTATTTATCACTGATCGATTCATGGATAAAAACTGGGAAAGAGAACAAATTGACCGCTTAGTCGATTTACAAAAAAAGAAAATTGAAGAATTGAGCAACAACCTAAACGAAGAAAACCCTACTAATTAA
- a CDS encoding isoamylase early set domain-containing protein has translation MSIKKQFVKSKPVCKVTFSIEAKEATSAAVVGDFNNWNPEEGALSKLKNGTFKGVFDLDKDATYEFKYLIDGEYINETEADSFKWNEFAGAENSVLEV, from the coding sequence ATGTCGATTAAAAAACAGTTTGTAAAGTCAAAACCAGTTTGTAAAGTTACGTTTTCAATAGAGGCTAAGGAAGCTACAAGTGCTGCTGTAGTAGGTGATTTTAACAATTGGAATCCTGAAGAAGGTGCTTTAAGTAAATTGAAAAACGGTACTTTTAAAGGTGTTTTTGATTTGGATAAAGATGCAACTTATGAATTCAAATATCTGATTGACGGAGAATATATAAACGAAACAGAAGCAGACTCATTTAAGTGGAATGAATTTGCAGGGGCTGAAAATAGCGTTTTAGAGGTTTAA